A region of the Dysidea avara chromosome 9, odDysAvar1.4, whole genome shotgun sequence genome:
GTCTGTTTTCAAAATGATAATAGGGACATATTGCCATACATCCAGATATTTAAACTTAGTGTGGTGGTCTATGATTTAAATGTTCAGTCAAACACAGGCAGTGATTGTTATCAAAGTAATCAAACTTATTGTTCTTCACCATGACACTACCAAAACTATAACTGTAATTACTGTTAGGTATGTAGCTACAGCAGAATAGGCATAACTGTCACAAAAGGTAACAATGTGTGTGCATTATTTATACGTAGATGATGAGCAAAGAATTGAAGGAAACAACAAACTTGAACAAAAAGCATGCAAACATCTTGCCTAATAACAGCAAGGATCATGCAAGGTACCTGACAATGGGTTGGCCTAgtgaaacaaaaacaaacaaaggtGAAATGGGTCGTGTCTACTCCATTACTTTTGACAAGGATGGTACATGGGCAACAACTGACTATTCCAACAATTGTGTGTACAAATACAATGATGATAACAGCTTGAGCCAAAGATTTGGTGCCAAAGGTAAAGGGAATGGCCAGTTTGAAAATCCATCTGGAATTGCATTTGGCAGTGACGGTTCTCTTTATGTTGCTGAAATCAAGAATAACAGGGTGCAAAAGTTTGATATCAAAGGAAAGTACTTGCTCCAGTTTGGTAGTAGAGGATGTGGACAGTTGAGGCAACCAACTGGGATTGCAGTCCATGAAGACAGAGTGTACGTAGCAGACACAGGCAATTCACGGATTGCAGTGTTCCAAAATAATGGCACCTTCTGTGGTACTATAGGAACTTCGTATCTTAGTCAGCCTCATGATGTAGCCATCAGTGAtcacttgtttgttgctgatgtTGGTCATCGCTGTGTATACAAGTTTACCATTGATGGACATTATGTTGACAAGTTTGGTGATCCAGGAATGAACTGGGGTCAGTTATGCCAACCAAGGAGTCTAGCCATTGATGCTGAAGGATACATCTTTGTGGCTGATACTTACAACCAACGCGTATCAATATTTGATGGTGATGGAGAGTGTGTTCACATATTTGGATCATGTGGGAGCAAAGTAAGCCAATTTTGCTGTCCACAAGGTGTAGCCATTAGTCCCAAAGGTGGATTATATGTCTGTGATCATCGCAACCAAAGAATCCAAATATTTCCAACCACATGCAGTTAAAGCATTTTGTCCATTGCTAGCTTATGACTTTGTACAtagcatataataattatgagttGTAATCTTGTAAAATGATCATTG
Encoded here:
- the LOC136266640 gene encoding E3 ubiquitin-protein ligase TRIM71-like; the encoded protein is MMSKELKETTNLNKKHANILPNNSKDHARYLTMGWPSETKTNKGEMGRVYSITFDKDGTWATTDYSNNCVYKYNDDNSLSQRFGAKGKGNGQFENPSGIAFGSDGSLYVAEIKNNRVQKFDIKGKYLLQFGSRGCGQLRQPTGIAVHEDRVYVADTGNSRIAVFQNNGTFCGTIGTSYLSQPHDVAISDHLFVADVGHRCVYKFTIDGHYVDKFGDPGMNWGQLCQPRSLAIDAEGYIFVADTYNQRVSIFDGDGECVHIFGSCGSKVSQFCCPQGVAISPKGGLYVCDHRNQRIQIFPTTCS